In one Campylobacter insulaenigrae NCTC 12927 genomic region, the following are encoded:
- a CDS encoding M48 family metallopeptidase, whose amino-acid sequence MAKQNFSIKGLLKFKEFNIQFEKKKVKYLRLKIDKKLNLKLTVPLHYENIDVFSFLKKNESWIRIKYKAISSQNIILNPNEIYFLGQKYMVIYNEKNLKTCIKNSKIFTKDTKTLEDFKKKSAKIIFEFLINKWQFAFEKKVQKISIKNMISRWGSCNHKKAYINLNLKLMQKPIKTIEYVILHELTHLIYPHHQKEFYSFLYNLMPDYKEREVFLKHF is encoded by the coding sequence ATGGCAAAGCAAAATTTTAGTATAAAAGGCTTGTTAAAATTTAAAGAATTCAATATTCAATTTGAAAAGAAAAAAGTCAAGTATTTAAGATTAAAAATTGATAAAAAATTAAATCTTAAGCTCACAGTACCTTTGCATTATGAAAATATCGATGTATTTAGTTTTTTGAAAAAAAATGAATCTTGGATTAGAATTAAATACAAAGCAATTTCGTCTCAAAACATAATTTTAAATCCTAATGAAATATATTTTTTAGGTCAAAAATATATGGTAATTTATAATGAAAAAAATCTTAAAACTTGTATCAAAAATTCAAAAATTTTTACAAAAGATACTAAAACTCTTGAGGATTTTAAGAAAAAAAGTGCAAAAATAATTTTTGAATTTTTAATTAATAAGTGGCAATTTGCTTTTGAGAAAAAAGTGCAAAAAATCAGCATAAAAAATATGATTTCAAGATGGGGATCTTGTAATCACAAAAAAGCCTATATTAATTTAAATTTAAAACTTATGCAAAAACCCATAAAGACTATAGAATATGTGATATTGCATGAACTTACTCATTTAATTTATCCTCACCATCAAAAAGAATTTTATAGTTTTTTGTATAATCTAATGCCTGATTATAAAGAAAGAGAAGTTTTTCTCAAGCATTTTTAG